The Anastrepha ludens isolate Willacy chromosome 2, idAnaLude1.1, whole genome shotgun sequence DNA window tggaatcaaactaACTCTTAGGTAATGAGAGCTGTAGCATTAGACGGACGGACGGAAATTAAACTTAACTTATAAAAAGTGGGTGTATTTTTTATCCGATCTCAATTATATTCACGTCGACTctcttgaaattgaaaattttaccatTGATGATGTCGCCAAGGAAATTTCGAACTTAAAATTAAAGAGAAGTCCAGGATACGACCTAATCACAGTCGATCTGCTAAAAAATAGTGCATCACCTAAAGCATTAATAAGCCTTAAATTCAAATATACTTGTATACCAATGTTCTAGAAGATTTCTGAACTTAAAACGATTCCAGTGCGGGGAAAAGCCCTAATGGGGTCACAAATACAGCAAATAATAGAATACAAGcaactacagggtgaacgatatgaagtgttacctagtCAAAACACCATCACTTTTTTGTGTTAAATTAgttttcattgatttcaaagacaaaattgttcaaaaatgattacaattttaacatatattaacttcagctcgatatgaccaccttttgccttgagtatagccttcaaacggtcaaaaaatgagttgcatgctgcacgaatgtgatcttaaggtattttggcccattgtCGTATAATCGtttatcgcttttttcagcgcattcaTACCGGCATATTTTtaagtcctcaccttgctctctaaAATGGACCAGACGGATTCGAtggccattgtgtggacgaaatgaagtgtggaacatgattttttatccattcttggttcacatgaGCTttttgagacggtgccgagtcctgttggaacgtccatggtctacgaccgaaatttttgcgtgtccacggctctaaagcagcttctaaaaacttttctcaataataagtcgcattcactttgacaccaggctcgataaaaatgaTTAGAGAGCGTCCATTAGCGGTcattttttggaacttgtaagccttgaccttgagctcagtTTTCAATATGGGtcaaatgctgtcttgcgaaattttcagttctttggccatttttcttcaacttcgacgtggatttcgttcaagttgggccttcactttccgaaccatttatGGCGTTGTTGCGATttatttggtccacctccatagcgttttgcaatgctaccagtatcattgtaacgttttatagtgcgatacacaaacattttattcactcacgaacaatggctggttgtgattttccagccaaatataacgcaatcacactattatgtttaaattccatcacagaaaaaaaaacaattcaacaaaactgagacgcaaatgcttttgatgccttataaacaaaatattgagctgacattagaacaattttgacgttgatgtcatgagctgttttacagatgtaagcagtgtgaagttggtaacacttcaccTTGTAATACCTTCTCACCAATTtcgttttccagaaaaaaatTCCACGATCGATAAATACATCGCTTAATATTCACCATTGAATAAACATTAGAAAACAACCAGGTTtgttcaacaatatttcttgcTGTAGCTGCGACATTCGATAAAGTGTGCCATGAAGGCCTGATCCGGAAACTAAAAACGATGCTGCCACACAAATGCACCGAGTTTTCGAAACATATATTGCTGATAGGTATTTTAGACTAAGACAAAATCAGGCTTAGATTCGATTATATCAGATTTCTAGGGGGTTGCACATGTCCAAGCGCTCAGTCAAGAAGAATATGTAGAGAGACAGGATTGCTACAGTATagatggtaagacggaaaaattaggttttggtTTTTGGTGATCAGGAAGAGGAAGGAACTTTAACTATGCCCAGTACATCGCGCCCAAACAGCCTAAGTCTGGTGCTAGAAAGCGCCGGTCAGCTAAAGAGAAACTGCTCAGCAGTGTCTTCAATCTGACGACAAGATTGCCTTGGTAACCATacgctgaccacaggcgttgggCCCCGTGATTACACGCACCAGGCACTAAGTTTTAGCAGAAAGATCGCTCATTTCCTGTGTAGTTCTTTCATACAGCACTCACATAGCCTCCAGGAGCTCAACTCAAACCATCGTCTTCTATGGGTAGAAGTTGTGAATCCTCATGAAGACGCCATAGAACGGATTCGGGACCTAGCGGTGTGCTTGCAAAGTCGTCATTAGCCAGTTCATCAGCGAACTCGTTCCCTGTTATACCACAAAGACCAGGTACTCAAATaagacaaaattttattgtgttttgcaACCCTGTTTGGTTTTGCCTTACATTTACCTATTAATTTCGAGGAGGAAATCAGGTTTactcaaacattaaaaaatagaagCCGGCGTACCTCAAGACAGCATTCTTGGACCAGTACTACATTTACTCTACACGGCAGCCTTACCAGTTTTCACTACAAGCAGAGTAGCCATATTTACATGATACAGCTGTAGGCGACAATGAGCTCGATTCAAACAGAAAGCTCTTATTTTTGGTTGATCATTTGTACCAAATatgagaaatttaatatttttttataaatttccatTATATGGCAGGTGGTTGTGGTTATTCGCCGATTTAGTGCATTTTCAATGCTAAACTACCTTGGACGAAAAGTAATATGTGCATGACgcttcattaaaataaataaatttttactggaGTTATTGGGCGCAGGCACGAACGGACAGACTCACATGGCTAAACCGACTCTCCTTCTCACCCTGAGATTTTTGCTATATATTGGGTGTGAGAATAACTTTTCGTTCTTTCCTagtcaaagttacgaattaaacaattaaagaaaacatGATATTAAGTGAAGTATGTGcgattggaagctacaactttactccatctttcaggcagcctacggattcctctgatgaaaaattcgagttcttttgacttggtCCATTCATTGAGTCAGCTTCCGAAGCTcccgtaagaagtgaaccgctctccaaaaagggctgactgcattgatcggaacagatggtgaTCCGAAGgggcaatgtctggggaatacggcggctggggcaagatttcccaattcagtccatcTAAATTTTTCTGGACCGAttcagcaacgtgtggcctggcgttgtcaggcagcaaaatcagtttgtcatgtctaccgtccacCGTCCCtcttctttgagagctcgattcaagcgcatcagctgcagtcggtaacgatcgccactgatggtttcagatggtttaaggttCATAATACagtgttttccaataagaggtgttattttgatattcaatgaCCATGACctcgcttacaggacaatatccttttcatgaaaatttccataaccgaattgcaaagtggctgccctatgtcctcaatagcctcacgaattccatctttaagaCCATGAATCGACCCTGCGCTGTTGccatagaccttctctttcacgcggcctcaaagaaaaagtcgcaaggtgttgaatcacaagatctcggtggccaattgggatcacctcttcgagagataacacggtctggaaacttttcccgtcaaagattaatggtttcgttgcttgtgtggaacatagcgccgtcttgttgaaaataaacgttgtccagatcaatatcatccaattccggccataaaaaattgttaatcatctctcgatagtgcgATCCATTCAttcctaacacctgttattggaaaaccgtttagatgacacccttctgatcccaccagatgcacaacataacctttgaagcatgaatattttgtttcactttcgatggacctggttcacgtggcaggctccaacattttcaacgGGTTCTACATATAGATCTGCCACTCCGCATGTTTCTCACAACAAAGTTCAGTGCTTCTTATACAGCTTTCAGCATACACCATACAGCATACACAGCTGTATACATTCCAAGAGCAAGTATGGTTTTGTCCTGAAGCCAGCcgtgaaaatgtgtaaacaggcTGGATAGTAATTCCAGAGTCTGACGATGGCGTTATGACAATAGCTGCCACACATTTGAGCCATAAatgtttaattgttttaaattgttgaagtttacattcaacaaaagaagtcaattgtgaaaactcaacgtgcgtataaaaaattaaataatgtgaaaagtgcgccttctaagaacaccattaaacgtttgtacgaatgGTTTTCGActagtgatgctctttctaatccaaagaggccaaatcaaaaccgaccaaggcgatcggatgagaatattgctcttgtacgggccagtgttgagacgtcgccaaggacatcccaaaatcgccgttctcagcagttgggtattgctcggaccactttacaacgaattatccgcattgatttgtatttattcccgtataagattcaattgacgcaaagattgttgcctgcggacaagcctcgtcgattggaatgggcccaaagagtcatcgaaatccgtcgggtccgtcgaatatgggcaaccctgtataattTCCAGATTGTATTAGTGTATAAGtgaataggttaggttatgttaacCTGGTTGGGAACAAGCCATGCATAGATtgtttggtccctagcgataccagatggagaccgacctcaaTGTATACCGAAATTAGACAACATGTAGGaggtcagcgcttttggcgaatctaagcagcgctgggagatTCGCTTGTGAGACGTCcttcagaccctcaaacaatgagGCTCCCAggcagcatacctatgatagttcggCAGTCCTTTTGCGAGAGCGTAAATATGAATTGAGTTAGtgttttgtcgttagttctacacatgacttttgctgttttgcatgtggtcagattagtcctcctatcttccactcgccttttcatgttgTCATCCATTCCATTGTATATTATATGTTGttgttctcttgttcaaaaggtagtctaacagcactttttgctacctCATCTATTATTTCGTACCCCATAATATATTACATGTAAGTATAAgtgaatctatatatataaaaatgaaatgatgttcgtttgtacgcatttttttgggccgatacgaggccaattttattcgttcttttttcatattatagggatccactaggggaaggtttttagcaaaaaaaatttttttttaatatattcttcatataaaaaaagaaaaaatcaaaatattgtacaaattgtgtttttagtgaaaattgccgcagattaagtttcgaattaacattcattttatatgtacaacgttttttgaagaaatatgcgaaattttcgttattgtgaaacgatttgtgtcgtgttgctaAGTCGGttcttccggaattgcggctacattactggaaggcggtcgcacagcacattttgcattaaagttgcctttgaatatgcaggtaaatgaaacaccaacatgtgatatttcgaaaacatctggaatggcaaaagttcttaaagtatgtaagctcatcgtatgggggcgagtgtactatggcacacaagaaaccattggaagcacttgatagaactttgaaagatctacgaggaagctaaacagtctttggaggtgccatgattttattggctggagatttcaggcaaacattacctgtgatcccaaaatctacggctgcagatgaaatcaatgcatgcttaaaatcatcgtatttatgaagacatgtaaacacgcttacacttgctacaaacgtacgtgttcagctgaattttcacaccaattactcAAAATCGGAAATGtccaaatgtctgtcgatccaacaggaatgattacattgcctaacaatttctgcacttttgcacagtctaaagaggcattaatacagagtgtatttccaaacattgttcaacattacaaaaatcatgattggctcagcgaaagagcaattttagctgggaaaaataaggacgtcaataatataaatgcagctattttggatcaaatacctggtgacatagttgcatataagtaagtcaatggacactattactgatcacgATGCTGTCgcaaattatccaactgaattcttaaactcactcgatttgccaggcctaccacctcataatttacgattaaaaattggagcaccgattattatgctgcgcaacattaatgtgccacgactttcctattcgccttgccttcgctatgacaattaataaggcgcaaggacagtctctacaaatgtgcggtattagtttaaaatacccaattttttctcatagacaaacgtatgtagcttgctcacgagtaggcaaaccatcgtcattattcatttacgcaaaagatggaaaaaccaaaaacgttgtctaccaaaaagtgttacaataaagttcgaatgaaattctatcaaagaattgtttcgtattaattttattctctttcagcaaatcattgaatttatcgcatagcgaagcgggcgagggtacgctagtaagtaaataaataaaaccaaaattaaaaaaaaagtaaataaatacgtaAATAAATTGTGGACCTACATCTGTATTGCCATGGTCGTACATAACTATTTGCCTATAATTACTTGCCAGCACACGCCATTACACAAAATTGCGTACTTTTTAAGCATTAAATAGTCATTAAAAtatctcttcctcttctttgtAGTGATAAAAATTAAGACAAAGGATTTACATTGTAGTTCCTAAAGCGAACATTTTCTCGCTCAATCGGATTTTTTCCTTCATCTTCGCCATTGTTTATCCACCCATTGTATTAACTTGTAATCTCTTGACCattctttaattttatgcaTTGTCTTTTATGCTTTTCTCAACGTTCTTATGCTGCTactttcttttttctctctctcttcctATTTATACAGTGACATTGTCATCCGGCTCCAGTCTACGTAATTTCTTCGAGACATACTTCGCCTCGGCCACCTCCTCCGCAGCGGCAAGCGCATTATCGCCGAACAGCATAGCGCGTCCATTGAAATTGACAGTATTGGCAGCTGCTGTATGGCGCTCACGAGCGATACTCCTCGCCATGGCAGCCGGTGGAGTTGCTATTTACAACACATTAAGGTTAAAGCAAGCCGCCATCACCAGCAGATAGTTCAATCGCTCCAAATCGAACACATTTATGCAATGAAAATAATGGATGAGTCTGAGGATGAGTCGACGGCTGCAGTGGATGCTGTGGATGAATGCCAATGGCAGTGGCGCGTGAGAGGTTAGTTGGTTGGATGGCTCACTGCAATGCATTGAATGGCGTGTGCACATACAGCTGAGCcagaataaagaaaaacaaaaggatGGAGCATAATTATAGGCGTTGCAACAAAAGCTTTTAATTGCAAGGGACGACACGAAGCAGCAAAAGAGCAGGAAAAAAGGGCAAGCAAGAGATAGTGAAAATACGATATTTTAAGTCAGTTTACTTAAGAGATGAGTTATACgcgtacacgcatacatacgcacatacatacatacacacacacatgcaaagtACTACATGTTAATTAAGTTAATTAGGAAGAGCTTAAGAATTGCGCTGCTgttgaaatgaaaaacaaacaagTACGCGGAGCAAAAagtgaataactttttaagcaaataattcGAGGATACAATATTTGCATGTTTGTAATTGAATATTGTTATATAATTATGTTTTACAACTACAAAGTTAATTAAGCATaagttacaaagaaaaaaccATGCATTTAGCAATTAATAAAAGAACAAAGCGAAAAAGCGCAAATTTAAGtggatatgaaaataaaaatgaaaaaaaaatcacacaaataaatataaaaaaatattttaggtgTTAATTATTGTGGAAgaattgataataaataaatatttgtaaataataaatgcaCACGCATTCTAATGGATAAGTAAACAAATGCAAACACACGCCAACACAAGCGCACGCATACATGCCCACACACGTTCATACAACCGGAAGCTTCTACATTAGTTAGGCTGCTACTCAGCAGGCTTTTGTACGCTGATTATTCTTAAGTTTTACGCAAGCAATGCTGGCCAGTTTTCTAGGCGCTTCAcagctgatattttttattctcaaaaagactttgattccaaatattttaaagatagtGGACTTTTTATTATAGGCAATAAAGtaggagaaaaacaaaaaaaaatattggttaaATTTTAGTTATAATTACGggaatgaaaaactaaaaaatgttcATATGCTACTCCTttctaaaaaacattaaaacattgaaaaactcatagttttaaacacatttttttttaatagaatccAATAATTATgcagaaatatttagaatttaacGGATGCGttttagcgaaaaaaaatatattttactctTACTTGTATTTGACATTCAATTAAACCTTTTTTACAATGAACTGAAGCTGtttttataacaaataatattagtttggggtttagaaaaatatcaaaaaaaaattaattaaattaaaaaaataggtttCACATTGCACTCAATCAAATGAAGTTGAAAATAGTTTAAACGTTTATTTTAATGCCTTTCATTTTaaatcaacaaaactgtttattgagaaaaaaaatgtgtgcatatataagtaagtgaagcaaaataaaaaacaaattcaaaattttttatgcaataaaGCTTTTTTGTATCCCCCCagtccaaaaataaaatacaaacatagACTAAGCTGTTAGATAAACAATTTTGTCTATGCCGCCTAGGCATTTTTGCACCTTTTTCATAAGAAACGTAGTGGAAGTCCTGCTCTGCAAATGGATGTCCAAAAGGCATTCCAGCTTGACCTTGTCTGGTGTACGAGTATACTCAAGAGGCGCTTCTGTGCTCTAACATAGCCACGTTAAGAAGGGGCGTAGGAGGCTCTGGACGGGGTGTAGGCGACTCAATATAAACTCCGCGAAAACTGAACTGCTTGTAATtctctttacaaagaaaaatgGGCTTCCTTTGATCTCCCGGCTAGTTTGTAAATGTGTGAAGATTCCTTTGAGCGAGAATGTCAAGTACTTGAgactcaagaatgatagaaataaGATTttgcccatcagagagtgcgtgatgtcacattagctgagttgtgcagtgttgccaaccatttgctcttcacgaTAACTTTAGTGCTTTTCtgaattgtttcttttttgaatttaaggctaccgaaacggttagttaaaaataaactgcattattaaacaaaagaatgtcaAAAAGTGTCACTTTGAGAAGATTTTAACgccaatgaaaatttgttgattcttataaaattttatattttgaaatagcaaaattaattatttcctccttttaaggttatgcaaccTTCTAAACATCTAACCATCTCAACTCTCACCCTCTCAAACTCTCTCAATTCTTCTTAACataaaaaacctttttacacattttaaaaagcatttgaatttactgaatgcgaattaaaaccatggAGGTGTAATCTTTTCTTCCgctcctcaatccttagtgggacatagggcatcaagagttGTATTCATAGTTATTAAAAaccatacaaagttctttaagtcattcaatacaaattttgtattatcttttctttaaatgggcattttagtgcgtttttatcttcagagctaggcaacactgcagtagcgagaaagagagatttgactgctggaagaagaagaacatcaacaacaactgtAATCGCGATCAATGTGACCAGATgttgaaaaaagtaaagctaaataaaactgagtaaattattgaaataattaaaaaaaggcatattttacaaaattataaacattaaattttaattagaacaggctagaaaaatgtcatgaagaaagaactaaaactccgagactaaataacaaagaaaatgctAATTCAAGCtatgaaaatggtaatctggtcgTACTGGTCACCAATTGTGCTAATATGACGTCagtcattgtcaaattcgctgagagcaaagtaacggtatcaCGACAGACGTCATCTTAATATTTCTTCCATCATACTTGAGACTCATTTTAAATAGGAAACTGACatggaaacctaatattgaggaaatagTAAAGTAGGTCAACGTTGCATTTTTCACTTGCAAAAAAGCAGTCGGTATTAAGTCGTAGTTAGCACCTCATGTTACACATTCGGTATATACTTCTGTAATCAGGTAAATCATAATACATGGAATACTTGCCTGGCCATCTGCCCAAAAGGCGCGTTACGCAAAAGTCGAGAGGAAGATCcaaaaaatgtgattttttatgaTTCTCTGCTGCTTTAAAGACAACCCCAAAGAAAGCGCTGGAAAAGCTAATCAACTTGCCTACACTAAGTCTTGTAGGGAAATACTTTGCCGCTGCCTCGGTGCTTAGACTTAAAAGTGTGGCGCTATGTAAGGGCCGATGGTTTGGCCACGTCTCTATTTTGCACACTttgaatagtcacaaacaagaaatagaccgTTCAATTCCAAGACTCATCCGACAGATTCTTCAAGACGAGCataccgtcaagaagagagCGGCAGACAACAAAGCCATGaagaaggggggaattaaatttatatacagatggctcctagctagacgataaggttggctatggagtattttcgaaggaattagaACTAGAAATTAGGATTATCCGTGACACTAACAGACAACCGCAAAgtctatcaggcagaagttCTTGCTATAAAAGAATCGGTATCTAAATACGAACGCggtaacaaaaactacaataaatttattttcggatagccaagcgacCACTGAATCAATAAAttcggctatactaagatcaaaggttgcaccgGAAAGCCGGGCAGTCCTAAATGATAatagcgtcgtattcaaggttAGCCTTGTTTGAGTTccggggcacagagatattgagggaaattgcaaagccgatgaactagccagGAAAGgcactgctcttcaactgttccgtgataaaagtaccattggaataccttgggccacgagtaaactagtaattaaaaacaacattatccaagaggccaataagtcatggagaaatgaagacacatgcgtaacagctaggctactgtgACCACAGGAACTGATTAACCTTTCAACATAGGATATCTCGAAAGGTTGGGGATTTTATAACTACTCGTTTGCTATTTGGCAGCCAATCCTTGAGACTATGAGCTGTCTcctatgaatattgcagaagttgcagagatgaggaagaggcaGAA harbors:
- the LOC128855319 gene encoding uncharacterized protein LOC128855319, with amino-acid sequence MNHLGGSQGAIGVPYNTHNVGVGAGVVGNGGLVLRCTAQIGDLYQEYKEIELGTPQKDPVPARVTLSSGSSLRNFFETYFASATSSAAASALSPNSIARPLKLTVLAAAVWRSRAILLAMAAGGVAIYNTLRLKQAAITSR